The following are encoded together in the Anaerostipes caccae L1-92 genome:
- a CDS encoding sugar-binding transcriptional regulator, which yields MKKIVDDDRLIYKCCNLYYMKNKTQVEICNTLGLSRATVSRMLALGREQGIVKIEVINPISYDYGELEQKLEQRFGLKEAIIVESEPLDTKEEQMDMLSEAAFDYLSHILKNDDYVGVTMGRTLYHIAHVDKTYNKGNKLLFVPLYGGISQKRTEKRDVQSNRIAVEFAEKFGGDYVQFLSPGIFSSKEVKDIFLQEETVNYIYEYFSKLRVVVMGIGIPEAGGTALVAEGYLTENELKNFVEMGAVGDASLYFYNIEGNTKPFDSFNQRVAGISQEQLKKIDIRIGVAGGIEKSKSVVGAVRSKNINVLITDSECARQMLKEV from the coding sequence ATGAAAAAAATTGTCGATGACGACCGTCTGATTTATAAATGCTGCAATTTATACTATATGAAAAATAAGACCCAGGTGGAGATCTGCAATACCCTGGGACTTTCCAGGGCCACCGTATCCAGGATGCTTGCTCTCGGAAGAGAACAGGGAATTGTAAAAATCGAGGTCATCAACCCGATCAGTTACGATTACGGGGAACTGGAGCAGAAGCTGGAACAGAGATTTGGACTGAAAGAGGCCATCATTGTGGAGAGCGAACCGCTGGATACGAAAGAGGAGCAGATGGACATGCTTTCAGAGGCGGCTTTTGACTATCTGAGCCATATTCTCAAAAATGATGACTATGTAGGAGTCACCATGGGGCGGACGCTTTACCACATTGCACACGTTGATAAAACTTATAACAAAGGCAATAAGCTTTTATTTGTGCCCCTGTACGGCGGGATATCCCAGAAACGGACGGAAAAAAGGGATGTACAGTCCAACCGGATCGCAGTGGAATTTGCGGAAAAATTCGGCGGCGATTATGTCCAGTTTTTGTCGCCCGGTATCTTTTCCAGCAAAGAGGTGAAAGACATCTTCCTTCAGGAGGAGACGGTGAACTACATTTATGAATATTTTTCAAAGCTCAGGGTGGTGGTCATGGGGATCGGAATCCCGGAGGCCGGAGGAACAGCTCTTGTGGCAGAAGGGTATTTAACGGAGAATGAATTAAAGAATTTTGTCGAGATGGGGGCGGTCGGAGATGCGTCTCTGTATTTTTACAACATCGAAGGAAATACCAAACCGTTTGATTCTTTTAATCAGCGTGTGGCAGGCATATCACAGGAACAGCTGAAGAAGATTGACATTAGGATCGGGGTTGCAGGAGGGATTGAAAAATCCAAATCTGTCGTCGGAGCCGTGCGTTCCAAAAATATTAATGTCCTGATCACAGACTCTGAATGTGCAAGACAGATGCTGAAAGAAGTTTGA
- a CDS encoding Cof-type HAD-IIB family hydrolase, with protein sequence MKKYKGAVFFDYDGTLVDEVDHIKTVTPKTLEAIRRLQDNGYAALLCSGRTKRFLEADIEHFDGAVTCNGSYAEVDGEVLRDIYIEEDLLHEVIDKYFIRDTIIQMDTQDVTYYLHNDEEFFKYFCRLFSLPMGWYAPWKYWEKQHISKLTMNYKAPDVFEDFKKEYADTFECAKHVRENFFDITLKGVTKGDAVVQVADDLGISKENLYAFGDSDNDVEMLKNVGTGIGMGRCSDAVKETADMFTQTTKENGIYHALRELELI encoded by the coding sequence ATGAAGAAATATAAAGGAGCGGTATTTTTTGACTACGACGGAACATTAGTCGATGAAGTGGATCATATCAAGACGGTTACGCCGAAAACCCTGGAGGCCATCAGAAGGCTTCAGGATAACGGCTATGCAGCCCTGCTTTGTTCAGGGCGGACCAAGCGGTTTTTAGAGGCGGATATCGAGCATTTTGACGGGGCCGTCACCTGCAATGGAAGCTATGCGGAAGTGGACGGGGAAGTGCTCAGGGATATTTATATTGAGGAAGATCTGCTGCATGAAGTCATAGACAAATACTTTATAAGAGATACGATCATCCAGATGGATACCCAGGATGTAACCTATTATTTACATAACGACGAGGAATTTTTTAAGTATTTCTGCCGTCTGTTCAGCCTGCCGATGGGGTGGTACGCTCCATGGAAGTACTGGGAAAAGCAGCACATATCAAAGCTTACGATGAATTATAAAGCACCGGATGTTTTTGAGGATTTCAAAAAGGAATACGCAGATACCTTCGAGTGTGCGAAACATGTCCGTGAGAATTTCTTTGACATTACGCTCAAAGGTGTCACGAAAGGAGACGCGGTTGTCCAGGTAGCGGATGATCTTGGCATTTCCAAAGAGAATCTCTATGCATTCGGCGATTCAGACAACGACGTGGAGATGCTTAAAAATGTCGGGACCGGTATCGGAATGGGACGCTGCAGTGACGCGGTGAAGGAGACCGCGGATATGTTCACCCAGACGACAAAAGAAAACGGTATCTATCATGCGCTGAGAGAATTAGAATTAATATAA
- the gatB gene encoding Asp-tRNA(Asn)/Glu-tRNA(Gln) amidotransferase subunit GatB: protein MSKQYETVIGLEVHVELATKTKIFCGCSTEFGGAPNTHTCPVCTGMPGSLPVLNKQVVEYAVAVGLATNCSITQNCKFDRKNYFYPDNPQNYQISQLYLPICRDGHVEIETDGGTKSVGIHEIHMEEDAGKLIHDEWEDCSLVDYNRSGVPLIEIVSEPDMRSADEVVAYLEKLRLIIQYLGASDCKLQEGSMRADVNLSIREAGAEEFGTRTEMKNLNSFKAIRRAIEGETDRQISLLEEGKEVTQETRRWDDTKEKSYQMRSKEDAQDYRYFPDPDLVPVIISDEWISQIKEAQPELRDEKRNRYKEEYGLPDYDIDIITGSKHLADIFEATITHGAEAKEVSNWLMGETMRLVNDSEMDLTDLSFSPEHLAALISMVKENEINRKVAKEVFEKIFKEDVDPKAYVEEHGLKSMNDEGALKETIGQIVKDNPKSVEDYKAGKKKAMGFLVGQTMKATQGKADPGVVNKILKEILESL from the coding sequence ATGAGTAAACAATATGAGACCGTTATCGGACTGGAAGTCCATGTGGAACTGGCGACGAAAACGAAGATTTTCTGCGGATGCAGCACAGAATTCGGAGGAGCGCCGAATACACATACCTGTCCGGTGTGCACCGGAATGCCGGGTTCTCTTCCGGTATTAAATAAACAGGTAGTCGAATATGCCGTGGCTGTTGGGCTTGCGACCAACTGCAGCATTACACAGAACTGCAAGTTTGACAGGAAGAATTATTTTTATCCCGACAATCCGCAGAATTATCAGATTTCCCAGCTGTATCTTCCGATCTGCCGGGACGGACATGTGGAGATCGAAACGGACGGGGGGACAAAATCCGTTGGAATTCACGAGATCCATATGGAGGAAGATGCGGGTAAATTAATCCATGACGAATGGGAAGACTGTTCCCTTGTGGATTACAACCGTTCCGGAGTGCCGCTGATCGAGATTGTCTCAGAGCCGGATATGCGTTCCGCTGATGAAGTCGTGGCTTATCTGGAAAAACTCAGACTGATCATCCAGTATCTCGGCGCCTCCGACTGTAAGCTTCAGGAGGGTTCCATGAGAGCCGATGTCAACCTTTCTATAAGAGAGGCAGGAGCAGAAGAGTTCGGGACAAGGACAGAGATGAAAAATCTGAACTCTTTTAAGGCGATCAGACGTGCGATTGAAGGAGAGACGGACCGCCAGATCTCTCTGCTGGAAGAAGGCAAAGAAGTGACGCAGGAGACAAGACGCTGGGACGATACAAAAGAAAAATCTTATCAAATGCGTTCCAAAGAGGACGCACAGGATTACCGCTACTTCCCGGACCCTGATCTCGTGCCGGTCATCATCAGCGATGAGTGGATCAGCCAGATAAAAGAGGCACAGCCGGAACTGCGGGATGAAAAGAGAAACCGCTATAAAGAAGAATACGGCCTTCCGGATTATGATATTGACATTATCACGGGAAGCAAACATCTGGCAGATATTTTTGAGGCGACGATCACCCACGGAGCCGAGGCGAAGGAAGTATCCAACTGGCTCATGGGAGAGACAATGCGTCTGGTTAACGATTCGGAAATGGACCTTACAGATCTTTCTTTTTCACCGGAGCATCTGGCAGCCCTGATCAGCATGGTGAAAGAAAATGAGATCAACCGAAAGGTCGCAAAAGAAGTCTTTGAGAAGATTTTCAAAGAAGATGTGGACCCGAAAGCCTATGTTGAAGAGCACGGATTGAAATCAATGAATGACGAGGGGGCTCTGAAAGAAACCATCGGACAGATCGTCAAAGACAATCCAAAGTCAGTGGAGGACTATAAGGCAGGAAAGAAAAAAGCCATGGGATTCCTTGTGGGGCAGACTATGAAAGCAACTCAGGGGAAAGCAGATCCTGGAGTTGTCAATAAGATACTGAAAGAAATATTAGAAAGTTTATAA
- the gatA gene encoding Asp-tRNA(Asn)/Glu-tRNA(Gln) amidotransferase subunit GatA, whose product MGILDLTALELGRKIKAKEITSVEAVQAVLEQIRKTEPAVHAYVSYDEESALKRAEEVQKQIDDGTLTGPLAGVPMAVKDNICTKGYKTTCSSRILENFVPTYAAQAVENLIAAGVVIIGKTNMDEFAMGSTTETSAFGPTKNPWNQEHVPGGSSGGSAAAVAAGECFMALGSDTGGSIRQPASFCGITGMKPTYGTISRYGLIAYGSSLDQIGPMAKDVSDCAALLETVASYDKKDSTSIERDEYDFTSALVDDVKGMKIGIPKDYFGEGLDSEVREAVMNAARTLEEKGAVIEEFDLGLVDYAIPAYYVIAAAEASSNLSRFDGIKYGYRAKGAEGLHAMYKKTRSEGFGPEVKRRIMLGSFVLSSGYYDAYYLKALRTKALIKQEFDKAFASYDLILGPAAPTTAPKLGDSLSDPIKMYLGDIYTISANLAGLPGISVPCGKDSKGLPIGLQLLGDCFQEKKLIRAAYAFEQTRSYEAPEIAKGGVQ is encoded by the coding sequence ATGGGAATTTTAGATTTGACAGCCCTGGAACTGGGCAGAAAAATAAAAGCAAAAGAGATCACCTCAGTAGAAGCAGTACAGGCTGTTCTGGAACAAATCAGGAAAACAGAGCCGGCGGTGCATGCCTATGTATCATATGATGAAGAGAGTGCATTAAAGAGAGCAGAAGAGGTGCAGAAACAGATCGATGACGGCACATTGACCGGGCCGCTGGCCGGTGTTCCGATGGCTGTGAAAGATAATATTTGTACAAAGGGATATAAAACTACGTGCAGTTCCAGAATTCTGGAAAATTTTGTTCCGACCTATGCCGCTCAGGCGGTGGAAAACCTGATCGCTGCCGGTGTGGTCATCATAGGAAAGACGAATATGGATGAGTTTGCCATGGGAAGCACGACTGAAACTTCAGCATTTGGGCCGACAAAAAATCCATGGAATCAGGAACATGTGCCGGGAGGATCTTCCGGCGGATCGGCAGCAGCAGTGGCGGCAGGAGAGTGTTTCATGGCACTCGGCTCAGATACCGGAGGATCCATCCGCCAGCCGGCATCTTTCTGCGGAATTACCGGAATGAAACCGACCTATGGTACAATTTCAAGATACGGACTGATCGCTTACGGTTCTTCCCTGGATCAGATCGGGCCGATGGCCAAAGATGTATCCGACTGTGCGGCTCTTCTGGAAACTGTGGCATCGTATGACAAAAAAGACTCCACATCCATTGAGCGGGATGAGTATGATTTTACATCGGCTTTAGTTGACGATGTGAAAGGAATGAAGATCGGAATCCCGAAAGACTATTTCGGGGAAGGACTGGACTCTGAAGTCAGGGAAGCTGTCATGAATGCTGCCCGTACATTGGAGGAAAAGGGAGCCGTCATTGAGGAGTTTGACCTGGGGCTCGTGGATTACGCCATCCCTGCATACTATGTTATTGCCGCGGCGGAAGCCAGTTCAAACCTTTCACGGTTTGACGGTATAAAATACGGATACCGCGCAAAGGGAGCAGAGGGACTCCATGCCATGTATAAAAAGACACGTTCCGAAGGATTCGGGCCGGAGGTCAAAAGAAGGATCATGCTTGGATCTTTTGTCTTAAGTTCCGGCTACTACGACGCGTACTATTTGAAGGCACTGAGGACAAAGGCACTGATCAAACAGGAATTTGACAAGGCATTTGCCTCTTATGACCTGATCCTCGGGCCGGCGGCACCTACCACCGCCCCGAAGCTTGGGGACAGTTTAAGTGATCCGATCAAAATGTATCTCGGAGATATTTACACGATTTCTGCAAACCTGGCAGGACTGCCGGGAATCAGTGTGCCGTGCGGAAAAGACAGCAAAGGACTGCCGATCGGTCTGCAGCTTTTGGGAGACTGCTTCCAGGAAAAGAAACTGATCCGGGCTGCCTATGCATTTGAGCAGACGAGAAGTTATGAAGCACCAGAAATTGCCAAAGGAGGTGTTCAGTAA
- the gatC gene encoding Asp-tRNA(Asn)/Glu-tRNA(Gln) amidotransferase subunit GatC, which produces MANHISDETIEYVGILAKLELSGEEKEQAKKDMESMLDYVDKLNELDTDGVEPMSHVFPVNNVFREDIVTNGDDREEILKNAPERKDGAFVVPKTVE; this is translated from the coding sequence ATGGCAAATCACATCAGTGATGAAACGATCGAATACGTCGGCATTTTGGCAAAGCTTGAGCTGTCCGGCGAAGAAAAAGAACAGGCAAAGAAGGATATGGAAAGTATGCTGGACTATGTCGACAAGCTGAATGAACTGGATACGGACGGTGTGGAACCTATGTCTCACGTATTTCCGGTAAACAATGTATTCAGAGAAGATATCGTTACCAATGGAGATGACAGAGAAGAGATTCTTAAAAACGCACCGGAGAGAAAAGACGGCGCCTTTGTGGTGCCAAAGACCGTAGAATAG